A stretch of Aspergillus nidulans FGSC A4 chromosome VI DNA encodes these proteins:
- the agd3 gene encoding putative extracellular serine-rich protein (transcript_id=CADANIAT00010130) — MVAPTLVLQIGCFFGIFTCDTPRGVWPEGRPTVLSPWPPSPSSTSSTTSVPPAASSASTISVPTVTGPTEPTVTVTATSSASTTLTTLTTLPSPTDSATATSASTSADSTTISSTSSASDPAGSSTLVPTSEPSASEPSTSEPSSSTGTPGTSTSDPDPTSATEPSSTSTSTPEPSGTVTSSTSTSSPSTSPPSTSSTSSTSPSSTLTSTSSPSTSSTLTPSASPTPSTTVTPSPSMSVTSTSVAPSATGSLANNILVIARDSTQASVASSGLNGYGIPFTTLLVPQAGVELPALNSSSGGNFGGIVVAGEVSYDYGNDNWRSALTDDQWNQLYAYQLAYGVRMVQYDVFPGPNFGASSIGNGGCCADGVEQLVYFTDTSDFPTAGLKTGSSAGVSTSGLWHYTASVTDTNTTKAIASFASGGGVDGESVAAVINNFDGRQQMAFFIGFDTVWSQTSNYLQHAWITWITRGLHAGYRRVNLNTQIDDMFLETDIYQPSGTIFRITTDDMDGITNWLPSIRAKLNAGSTYFVEIGHNGNGNIEAGTTAAGESTCSGGAIEYDSPPDTALEFVKPIGTGTDVWPTSPTNFTWTTTCMNADSLLIWFQNHLDDYAYISHTFTHLEQNNATYSDIYKEISFNQVWLERAGFSAASKFTSNGIIPPAITGLHNGDALRAWWDNGITNCVGDNTRPVLLNSENEMWPYFTTEAADGFAGMQVNPRFATRIYYNCDTPACTTQEWIDTSAGAGDFNDLLDTERAEVLRHLFGLHRDPYMFHQANLRNVGIDPITVGSETGQFSIFQAWVETIVAEFTRLVDWPIVTITHQEMSAEFLARYTRDHCDYGLNYILDNGAITGVTVTANGNTCDANIPVTFPTAPTDTLGFATEQLGSDPFTVWAQLSGSPVTFSLATPIAL, encoded by the exons ATGGTCGCTCCCACGCTGGTGCTGCAGATCGGCTGTTTCTTTGGGATATTTACCTGCGACACGCCCCGGGGAGTCTGGCCTGAAGGACGCCCGACTGTTCTTTCCCCGTGGCctcccagtcccagctcgacgagctcaaCTACTTCGGTGCCCCCGGCTGCTTCGTCTGCATCTACGATCAGTGTCCCGACAGTCACCGGCCCGACTGAGCCTACAGTGACGGTGACTGCAACGTCCTCTGCATCTACTACTCTGACGACGCTCACGACTCTGCCCTCGCCCACAGACTCTGCTACTGCCACTTCTGCTTCTACTTCTGCTGATTCCACTACTATCTCCAGCACATCCAGTGCTTCTGACCCGGCTGGCTCTTCCACTCTCGTTCCCACCTCAGAGCCTAGCGCCTCTGAGCCTAGCACTTCAGAGCCCAGTTCATCTACCGGTACTCCAGGGACTTCGACCAGTGATCCTGATCCCACGAGTGCCACTGAGCCGTCCAGTACTTCGACCTCGACTCCCGAGCCTTCAGGTACTGTGACTTCAAGTACTTCGACTTCGAGTCCTAGTACTAGCCCCCCCAGCACTTCCAGCACTTCCAGCACTAGCCCGTCTAGTACCTTGACCTCTACCTCATCCCCCTCTACGTCTTCTACCTTAACGCCCAGTGCCAGCCCTACCCCGTCTACTACAGTCACCCCGTCCCCCAGCATGTCTGTTACTTCCACTAGCGTGGCACCCTCGGCCACCGGGTCCCTGGCCAACAACATCCTTGTCATCGCCCGCGACTCTACGCAGGCCAGCGTTGCCTCGTCCGGCCTGAATGGCTACGGAATCCCCTTCACGACGCTCCTGGTCCCTCAGGCCGGCGTCGAGCTGCCGGCCCTGAACTCCTCCTCAGGGGGCAACTTTGGCGGTATCGTCGTTGCCGGCGAAGTCAGCTACGACTACGGTAACGATAACTGGCGCTCCGCCCTGACGGACGACCAGTGGAACCAGCTGTACGCGTACCAGCTCGCCTACGGCGTGCGCATGGTCCAGTACGACGTCTTCCCCGGTCCCAACTTCGGCGCCTCGTCCATCGGCAACGGCGGCTGCTGCGCCGACGGTGTCGAGCAGCTCGTCTACTTCACGGATACCAGCGACTTCCCCACGGCCGGCCTCAAGACCGGCTCCAGCGCGGGCGTCTCGACCTCGGGTCTCTGGCACTACACGGCTTCCGTCACCgacaccaacaccaccaagGCGATTGCGTCGTTTGCCTCCGGCGGCGGGGTTGACGGCGAGTCTGTGGCCGCGGTCATCAACAACTTCGATGGCCGCCAGCAGatggccttcttcatcggctTCGACACTGTCTGGTCCCAGACCTCCAACTACCTGCAGCACGCCTGGATCACCTGGATCACGCGCGGCCTGCACGCCGGGTACCGCCGCGTGAACCTGAACACCCAGATTGACGACATGTTCCTTGAGACCGATATCTACCAGCCCAGCGGAACCATCTTCCGCATCACGACCGATGATATGGACGGCATCACCAACTGGCTGCCCAGCATCCGCGCCAAACTCAACGCTGGAAGCACCTACTTTGTCGAGATCGGCCACAACGGCAACGGCAACATCGAAGCCGGCACCACGGCGGCCGGTGAGAGCACCTGCTCCGGCGGCGCCATCGAGTACGACTCGCCTCCGGACACGGCCCTCGAATTTGTCAAGCCTATCGGCACCGGCACTGACGTCTGGCCAACCTCGCCGACCAACTTCACCTGGACAACGACCTGCATGAACGCGGACAGCCTGCTCATATGGTTCCAGAACCACCTGGACGACTACGCCTACATCAGCCACACCTTCACCCACTTGGAGCAGAACAACGCCACCTACAGCGACATCTACAAGGAGATCTCCTTCAACCAGGTCTGGCTCGAGCGTGCTGGCTTCTCGGCCGCGTCCAAGTTCACCTCCAACGGTATCATCCCGCCCGCCATCACCGGCCTGCACAACGGTGACGCTCTCCGCGCCTGGTGGGACAATGGCATCACCAACTGCGTCGGCGATAACACGCGTCCTGTCCTCCTCAACAGCGAGAACGAGATGTGGCCCTACTTCACCACTGAGGCCGCCGACGGGTTCGCGGGTATGCAGGTCAACCCGCGCTTCGCGACTCGAATCTACTACAACTGCGACACCCCTGCCTGCACGACACAGGAATGGATCGATACCTCTGCCGGCGCCGGAGACTTCAATGACCTGCTGGACACAGAGCGCGCCGAGGTCCTGCGTCACTTGTTCGGCCTCCATCGCGACCCGTACATGTTCCACCAGGCCAACCTGCGCAATGTCGGGATCGACCCCATCACCGTCGGCTCTGAGACCGGCCAGTTCTCCATCTTCCAGGCGTGGGTTGAGACCATCGTTGCCGAGTTCACCCGGCTGGTGGACTGGCCCATTGTTACGATTACGCATCAAGAG ATGTCCGCCGAATTCCTCGCCCGCTACACCCGCGACCACTGCGACTACGGGCTCAACTACATCCTCGACAACGGCGCTATCACCGGCGTCACCGTGACTGCGAACGGCAACACCTGCGACGCGAACATCCCCGTTACCTTCCCGACCGCGCCTACGGACACCCTAGGCTTCGCGACGGAGCAGCTGGGCAGCGACCCCTTCACCGTATGGGCGCAGCTCTCCGGCTCGCCCGTGACCTTCTCCCTTGCCACGCCAATTGCACTCTAG
- a CDS encoding endo alpha-1,4 polygalactosaminidase (transcript_id=CADANIAT00010131) encodes METLKAPSTGWKSWTAKKKALLISSILIFIIALAVGLGVGLGLGLNKGSDNDNESGGNNTTPTTPNNTAIWQPAVGTSWQIVLRYALNDTSYDVDVYDIDLFDNKKAIIDELHSDGRKVICYFSAGTYEDWRDDADKFPEDDIGDNLDEWEGESWVDIRSSKIRDIMLDRLDIAVQKGCDGVDPDNVDGYDNQNGLDLTQDDTVDYMNFLADEAHSRNLSIGLKNAGAVIPRVISRMQWSVNEQCAQYDECDTYAAFVRRGKPVFHIEYPKGDDTNNEVQVTGQKKATACDFDDSNEFSTLIKNMDLDNWLQEC; translated from the coding sequence ATGGAAACCCTCAAGGCTCCCAGCACGGGCTGGAAATCCTGGACggccaagaagaaagctctccTAATCTCGTCGATTCTCATCTTCATAATCGCCCTCGCTGTTGGTCTCGGCGTCGGtcttggcctcggcctcaacaAGGGGAGCGATAATGACAATGAGAGCGGCGGTAACAACACCACCCCGACCACCCCCAACAACACCGCCATTTGGCAGCCTGCCGTCGGCACCTCCTGGCAGATCGTGCTGCGCTATGCCCTGAATGATACCTCATATGACGTTGATGTATACGACATCGACCTCTTCGATAACAAGAAGGCGATCATCGACGAGCTCCACTCCGACGGCCGCAAGGTGATCTGCTATTTCTCAGCAGGCACGTACGAGGACTGGCGCGACGATGCAGACAAGTTCCCCGAAGACGATATCGGCGATAACCTTGATGAATGGGAAGGCGAGAGCTGGGTTGACATCCGCTCGTCCAAAATCCGCGACATCATGCTCGACCGGCTCGATATCGCCGTGCAAAAAGGCTGCGACGGAGTCGATCCAGACAACGTTGACGGGTACGACAACCAGAACGGGCTTGACCTCACTCAGGATGATACGGTTGACTATATGAATTTCCTGGCGGATGAGGCGCACTCACGCAATTTGTCGATCGGACTCAAGAACGCGGGCGCCGTGATCCCGCGCGTGATTAGCAGGATGCAGTGGAGCGTCAACGAGCAGTGCGCGCAGTATGACGAGTGCGATACATATGCGGCATTTGTCCGGCGCGGTAAGCCGGTCTTTCATATTGAGTATCCGAAGGGGGATGACACGAATAATGAGGTCCAGGTTACggggcagaagaaggcgacggcCTGTGACTTTGACGACTCGAATGAGTTCTCAACCTTGATCAAGAACATGGACTTGGATAACTGGCTGCAGGAATGTTAG
- a CDS encoding spherulation-specific family 4 protein (transcript_id=CADANIAT00010132), with protein MAVLIFVAILAIVLPTSIIVTRRKNNNMGPKAKVFVPLYVYPAPGAWDPLVNVITAHPDVNFTVVEIPRLTAHDNVRVLGYVATTYAKRNISSVRNDIETYAAWPTISANPKLAVRGIFFDETPQQYNASDLAYLEELTSVVKNTPGLGPDHFVFHNPGVVPDPRYLSTADSTVVFEATYDTFQDRDGARLFETIPNSNRSQLCAVVHSVPDSVEGSELRKFVKQARRVADEIFVTHLSTNYYASFGDKWDDFVRLMAQ; from the exons ATGGCCGTCCTCATATTTGTCGCTATTCTTGCAATCGTTCTCCCGACATCAATTATAGTAACCCGACGCAAGAATAATAATATGGGCCCGAAAGCAAAGGTCTTTGTCCCTCTCTATGTGTACCCTGCTCCCGGTGCGTGGGATCCCCTAGTGAATGT GATCACGGCACACCCCGATGTCAACTTCACGGTCGTG GAAATTCCTCGGTTGACGGCGCATGACAATGTGCGCGTTCTCGGCTATGTCGCCACTACATACGCGAAGCGCAACATTTCGTCGGTGCGCAATGACATTGAGACCTACGCCGCCTGGCCTACAATCAGCGCTAACCCCAAGCTTGCCGTTCGGGGAATATTCTTCGACGAAACACCGCAGCAGTACAATGCCAGCGATCTGGCGTACCTAGAGGAGCTCACCTCCGTGGTGAAAAACACCCCTGGGCTCGGGCCCGACCATTTC GTTTTCCACAACCCTGGAGTTGTCCCAGACCCTCGCTACCTGTCGACGGCTGACTCGACTGTGGTGTTTGAGGCAACGTATGACACCTTCCAGGATCGCGATGGGGCCAGGCTGTTCGAGACAATTCCCAACAGCAACCGTAGCCAGCTCTGCGCGGTGGTCCACTCGGTGCCGGACAGCGTGGAAGGGTCAGAGCTGCGAAAATTTGTCAAGCAGGCGCGGCGAGTCGCCGACGAGATTTTTGTTACCCATCTCAGCACGAATTACTACGCCAGCTTCGGAGACAAGTGGGACGACTTTGTTCGTCTGATGGCTCAATAG
- a CDS encoding NAD-dependent epimerase/dehydratase family protein (transcript_id=CADANIAT00010133), whose protein sequence is MDSPRRSDASSPAEPCSPVCVDTPATQSSVLFDGNLDDLLRNFPLRQYILVTGGLGFIGSHTTLELLKASYNVVVIDNLSNSFQSVFDRIKHLAQKHHDERGTEMPALHLAAHDYRDTAALRQLLDQYQVDSRWGTPKSKISGVIHFAAYKAVEESIKNPLKYYANNVSGLIDFASTLGKYGIKTFIFSSSATVYGTLATSGLPLKEELCAHKDEIYHDADGVAQTIRAGSTGITNPYGRTKWMCEAILADLAASDPEWTIVALRYFNPIGCDESGLLGEDPKQTPTNLLPVVVKVMTGEYNELSMFGTDWETEDGTAVRDFIHVTDLARGHIAALDAANERKLAENFRAFNLGTGRGHSVKEVVDAMESVSRKQIPVRAAPRRPGDVGSCVAVATRSQQELRWKTEKSLTDACGSLCKFLEVSGVTL, encoded by the coding sequence ATGGATAGTCCTCGACGATCAGATGCAAGCTCTCCTGCGGAGCCCTGCTCTCCGGTATGCGTGGACACACCAGCGACACAGTCCTCTGTCCTGTTCGACGGCAATCTGGATGACTTGTTGCGGAACTTCCCTCTTCGTCAGTACATCCTGGTCACTGGCGGGCTCGGGTTTATCGGAAGTCACACAACATTagagctgctgaaggccaGCTATAACGTGGTTGTGATCGACAATCTCAGCAATTCTTTCCAAAGTGTCTTCGACCGCATCAAGCACTTGGCGCAGAAGCACCATGACGAGCGAGGAACTGAAATGCCAGCTCTGCATCTGGCTGCTCACGACTACCGAGACACTGCCGCTCTCAggcagcttctcgaccagtATCAGGTCGATTCTAGATGGGGCACTCCCAAGTCCAAAATTTCCGGCGTGATCCACTTTGCTGCGTATAAAGCAGTCGAGGAGAGCATAAAAAATCCGTTGAAGTACTATGCAAACAACGTTAGTGGTCTCATTGACTTTGCCTCGACACTCGGAAAGTACGGCATCAAAACATTCATATTTTCCTCATCGGCAACCGTTTATGGCACTTTAGCCACTTCTGGTCTTCCACTCAAGGAAGAGCTCTGCGCCCACAAGGATGAAATTTACCACGACGCAGATGGAGTCGCTCAAACCATCAGAGCAGGGTCTACGGGAATTACCAATCCCTATGGGCGCACCAAGTGGATGTGCGAAGCCATACTGGCGGATCTTGCAGCTTCTGATCCGGAGTGGACGATTGTTGCGCTCCGGTATTTCAACCCAATCGGCTGCGACGAGTCGGGATTGCTCGGTGAGGATCCGAAACAGACCCCTACGAATCTTTTGCCGGTGGTCGTAAAGGTCATGACCGGAGAGTACAATGAACTCTCAATGTTCGGCACTGACTGGGAGACGGAAGATGGCACCGCCGTACGTGACTTCATCCACGTAACCGACTTAGCCCGAGGGCATATAGCTGCTCTTGACGCTGCCAACGAAAGAAAGTTAGCTGAGAACTTCCGCGCCTTCAACTTGGGAACTGGGCGCGGACACTCAGTCAAGGAGGTAGTGGACGCTATGGAAAGCGTGTCGCGCAAACAAATCCCTGTTAGAGCAGCCCCTCGTCGCCCTGGGGATGTTGGATCCTGCGTTGCCGTTGCTACCAGATCGCAGCAGGAGCTCCGATGGAAGACTGAAAAATCACTTACGGACGCATGTGGAAGTCTGTGCAAGTTCTTGGAAGTTAGCGGTGTTACTTTATGA